One window of Triplophysa rosa linkage group LG8, Trosa_1v2, whole genome shotgun sequence genomic DNA carries:
- the ctsk gene encoding cathepsin K isoform X1, which yields MYKFGGIPLLVVMVLCGVAHTLSDVSLDEAWESWKITYRREYNGLDEESIRQSIWEKNMLFIEAHNKEYELGIHSYNLGMNHFGDMTLEEVAEKVMGLQMPMYRDPTNTYVPDDTVERLPKSIDYRKLGYVTSVKNQGSCGSCWAFSSVGALEGQLKKTKGKLMDLSPQNLVDCVTENDGCGGGYMTNAFKYVRDNNGIDSEESYPYVGMDQQCAYNVSGKAADCKGYKEIPQGNERALAAAVAKAGPVSVGIDAMQSTFLYYKSGVYYDPNCEKVDVNHAVLAVGYGATPKGKKYWIVKNSWGEEWGKKGYVLMARNRNNACGIASLASFPIM from the exons ATGTATAAATTTGGTGGCATACCTCTGCTGGTGGTGATGGTGTTGTGTGGTGTAGCTCACACTCTGAGTGATGTTTCATTGGATGAAGCATGGGAGAGCTGGAAAATCACATACAGGAGAGAGTACAATGGTCTG gaTGAAGAGTCTATCCGTCAATCCATTTGGGAGAAAAACATGCTATTTATCGAAGCACATAACAAAGAATATGAACTGGGAATTCATAGCTATAATCTGGGCATGAATCACTTTGGAGATATG ACACTAGAGGAAGTGGCGGAGAAAGTAATGGGACTGCAAATGCCCATGTACCGGGACCCCACAAACACATATGTGCCTGATGACACCGTGGAGAGGTTGCCCAAATCCATTGACTACCGTAAACTGGGCTATGTCACATCTGTCAAGAATCAA GGTTCATGTGGCTCCTGTTGGGCCTTTAGCTCTGTAGGAGCTTTGGAAGGTCAGCTGAAGAAGACCAAAGGCAAACTAATGGACCTTAGTCCTCAGAACCTGGTGGACTGTGTGACTGAAAATGATGGCTGTGGTGGAGGATATATGACAAACGCATTCAAATATGTCAGAGACAACAACGGCATTGATTCAGAGGAGAGCTATCCTTACGTTGGAATG GATCAGCAGTGTGCCTACAACGTGTCAGGAAAGGCAGCTGACTGTAAGGGATATAAAGAGATTCCTCAGGGTAATGAGAGGGCACTGGCTGCTGCTGTGGCAAAGGCGGGACCTGTGTCAGTGGGCATAGATGCCATGCAGTCCACCTTCCTGTACTACAAAAGCG GTGTGTACTATGATCCCAACTGTGAAAAAGTTGATGTCAACCATGCAGTGCTCGCTGTTGGTTACGGAGCCACACCAAAAGGCAAAAAGTACTGGATTGTAAAGAACAG TTGGGGTGAggagtggggaaagaagggctATGTCCTGATGGCTCGTAACCGTAACAATGCCTGTGGCATTGCCAGCCTGGCGAGTTTCCCGATCATGTGA
- the ctsk gene encoding cathepsin K isoform X2 translates to MYKFGGIPLLVVMVLCGVAHTLSDVSLDEAWESWKITYRREYNGLTLEEVAEKVMGLQMPMYRDPTNTYVPDDTVERLPKSIDYRKLGYVTSVKNQGSCGSCWAFSSVGALEGQLKKTKGKLMDLSPQNLVDCVTENDGCGGGYMTNAFKYVRDNNGIDSEESYPYVGMDQQCAYNVSGKAADCKGYKEIPQGNERALAAAVAKAGPVSVGIDAMQSTFLYYKSGVYYDPNCEKVDVNHAVLAVGYGATPKGKKYWIVKNSWGEEWGKKGYVLMARNRNNACGIASLASFPIM, encoded by the exons ATGTATAAATTTGGTGGCATACCTCTGCTGGTGGTGATGGTGTTGTGTGGTGTAGCTCACACTCTGAGTGATGTTTCATTGGATGAAGCATGGGAGAGCTGGAAAATCACATACAGGAGAGAGTACAATGGTCTG ACACTAGAGGAAGTGGCGGAGAAAGTAATGGGACTGCAAATGCCCATGTACCGGGACCCCACAAACACATATGTGCCTGATGACACCGTGGAGAGGTTGCCCAAATCCATTGACTACCGTAAACTGGGCTATGTCACATCTGTCAAGAATCAA GGTTCATGTGGCTCCTGTTGGGCCTTTAGCTCTGTAGGAGCTTTGGAAGGTCAGCTGAAGAAGACCAAAGGCAAACTAATGGACCTTAGTCCTCAGAACCTGGTGGACTGTGTGACTGAAAATGATGGCTGTGGTGGAGGATATATGACAAACGCATTCAAATATGTCAGAGACAACAACGGCATTGATTCAGAGGAGAGCTATCCTTACGTTGGAATG GATCAGCAGTGTGCCTACAACGTGTCAGGAAAGGCAGCTGACTGTAAGGGATATAAAGAGATTCCTCAGGGTAATGAGAGGGCACTGGCTGCTGCTGTGGCAAAGGCGGGACCTGTGTCAGTGGGCATAGATGCCATGCAGTCCACCTTCCTGTACTACAAAAGCG GTGTGTACTATGATCCCAACTGTGAAAAAGTTGATGTCAACCATGCAGTGCTCGCTGTTGGTTACGGAGCCACACCAAAAGGCAAAAAGTACTGGATTGTAAAGAACAG TTGGGGTGAggagtggggaaagaagggctATGTCCTGATGGCTCGTAACCGTAACAATGCCTGTGGCATTGCCAGCCTGGCGAGTTTCCCGATCATGTGA
- the LOC130558096 gene encoding cathepsin S-like — MLGSLLFVLFCGTALAHFDSKLDQHWEMWKKTHGKYYSSEVEELGRRELWERNLQLITLHNLEASMGMHTYDLGMNHMGDLTTEEILRMFAVTRVPPGFRRQTAKFVGSSGDPVPDFVDWREKGYVSSVKMQGACGSCWAFSSVGALEGQLKKTTGKLMDLSPQNLVDCSSKYGNKGCNGGFMSAAFQYVIDNGGIDPETSYPYEGVQKQCRYNPSQHVANCTRYDFVRQGDEDALKQTVAQVGPISVAIDATRPQFIMYRSGVYNDATCTKKVNHAVLVVGYGTLDGKDYWLVKNSWGTHFGDGGYIRIARNQNNMCGIASYACYPVM, encoded by the exons ATGTTGGGGAGCTtgctgtttgtgttgttttgtggcACAGCATTGGCCCATTTCGACTCGAAACTAGACCAGCACTGGGAGATGTGGAAGAAGACGCATGGCAAATATTACTCCAGTGAG GTTGAGGAACTGGGCAGAAGAGAATTGTGGGAGAGAAACCTTCAGCTTATCACCCTCCACAACCTGGAGGCCTCCATGGGCATGCATACATATGATTTGGGCATGAACCACATGGGTGACTTG ACAACAGAAGAGATTCTGCGAATGTTTGCTGTGACCCGTGTTCCTCCCGGCTTCAGGAGGCAAACGGCAAAATTTGTGGGCTCCTCTGGGGATCCAGTCCCAGACTTTGTTGACTGGAGAGAGAAGGGGTATGTGTCCAGTGTGAAGATGCAG GGTGCGTGTGGTTCATGTTGGGCGTTCAGCTCTGTTGGGGCTCTTGAGGGTCAACTGAAGAAAACCACAGGAAAGCTGATGGACCTCAGTCCTCAGAATTTGGTGGACTGTTCCTCCAAATATGGCAACAAGGGTTGCAATGGTGGTTTTATGAGTGCAGCATTCCAGTATGTCATTGATAATGGTGGAATAGACCCGGAGACATCTTATCCTTATGAAGGAGTG CAAAAGCAGTGCAGATACAATCCATCCCAGCATGTAGCGAACTGCACTAGGTACGATTTCGTCCGTCAGGGAGATGAGGACGCCCTGAAACAGACTGTAGCCCAAGTGGGGCCCATTTCAGTGGCTATCGATGCTACCAGACCCCAGTTTATCATGTATCGCAGCG GAGTTTACAATGATGCAACCTGTACCAAAAAAGTGAACCATGCAGTGCTGGTTGTGGGGTATGGAACACTGGATGGAAAAGACTATTGGTTGGTCAAAAACAG CTGGGGCACACATTTTGGAGATGGTGGCTACATCCGTATAGCCAGGAATCAGAACAACATGTGTGGCATTGCCTCATATGCCTGCTATCCGGTTATGTAA
- the onecutl gene encoding one cut domain, family member, like — protein MDANMGEMSVHSHVELAHSQDSRAMLHSRDLAAAFPRPSLGGPSMGLESEHQSTGYDHSMSTLGYSRDAATSCGSTYTTLTPLQPFDDKFHHHHHHPCLPVSNVIGSFTLMREDRGLGGNYYASYGKDFGIGQGLSPPLGSAGLETAMHGYGSLGSQNGHGSQMLTGGHEVHMGTNGGNMCRTAPDFGREMSPPSLGGEHGVSHQLNKMDAHQHTPTYHHHIYNQSYQHHLTSQQASKLGDLASSSPSSSGSILGREGMLPGSPNAGEEINTKDVAQRIITELKRYSIPQAIFAERVLCRSQGTLSDLLRNPKPWGKLKSGRETFKRMSRWLQEPEFQRMASLRLEACKRKEQEQSKLERNQGPKRTRLVFTDLQRRTLLAIFRENHRPTKDLQITISQQLGLELSTVSNFFMNARRRNVNRWSEEGRPSSTGSSGSSTASPAVTCSTA, from the exons ATGGATGCTAATATGGGTGAGATGTCTGTACACAGCCATGTGGAGCTGGCACACAGTCAGGACAGCCGAGCCATGCTGCACTCTCGGGATCTCGCGGCCGCCTTCCCTCGTCCCTCTTTGGGAGGCCCGTCCATGGGCCTAGAGTCTGAGCACCAGAGCACCGGGTACGACCACAGCATGTCCACACTGGGGTACAGCAGGGATGCTGCGACCAGCTGTGGTAGCACCTATACCACTCTGACACCCCTTCAGCCCTTTGATGACAAATTCCACCATCATCACCACCACCCCTGCCTGCCCGTCAGCAACGTAATTGGCAGCTTCACTCTCATGCGAGAAGATCGAGGTCTGGGGGGAAACTACTACGCCTCATACGGAAAAGACTTTGGGATAGGGCAGGGTCTGTCTCCACCGCTGGGCAGTGCAGGCCTGGAGACTGCCATGCATGGCTATGGCAGCTTGGGGAGTCAGAATGGACACGGTAGCCAGATGCTAACAGGTGGCCATGAGGTCCATATGGGCACTAATGGTGGCAACATGTGTCGAACAGCACCAGACTTTGGGAGGGAGATGTCACCACCCTCTCTGGGGGGCGAGCACGGGGTCAGCCACCAGCTAAACAAAATGGATGCCCATCAGCACACTCCCACCTACCACCACCATATATACAACCAAAGCTACCAGCACCATCTCACCAGCCAACAGGCCTCCAAGCTCGGGGATCTGGCCTCTTCCTCACCATCCTCCTCTGGCTCCATCTTGGGAAGAGAGGGCATGCTGCCCGGCTCTCCGAATGCAGGAGAAGAGATCAACACCAAAGATGTGGCTCAGAGAATCATCACAGAATTAAAGAGGTACAGCATCCCACAAGCCATCTTCGCAGAGAGAGTTCTGTGCAGGTCTCAGGGCACTCTGTCAGACCTGCTCAGGAACCCCAAACCGTGGGGGAAACTCAAATCTGGCCGTGAGACCTTCAAGAGGATGTCCCGCTGGCTGCAGGAGCCAGAGTTTCAGAGGATGGCCTCTTTACGCCTGGAAG CTTGTAAGCGTAAGGAACAGGAGCAGTCTAAGCTAGAGAGGAACCAGGGGCCCAAGCGTACCCGTCTGGTCTTCACAGACCTACAGCGTCGCACTCTTTTGGCCATTTTCAGAGAGAATCACAGACCTACCAAAGACCTGCAGATCACCATCTCCCAGCAGCTGGGCCTTGAGCTCTCCACCGTAAGCAACTTCTTTATGAACGCGCGTCGCAGAAACGTCAACCGCTGGAGCGAAGAGGGCCGTCCGTCCTCCACTGGCTCGTCGGGGTCCAGCACGGCATCTCCAGCTGTGACCTGCTCCACGGCATGA